A single Pseudomonas putida DNA region contains:
- a CDS encoding amino acid ABC transporter ATP-binding protein has protein sequence MTAPMSVASLAPEPDPRPELIRIEGLNKHYGAFHVLRDIDLQVREGERIVLCGPSGSGKSTLIRCINRLEIAQQGSIQVAGTDLAANTRQAAQVRSEIGMVFQHFNLFPHMSVLDNCLLAPTSVRGLSRKDAEERARMYLSKVGIESQAHKYPSQLSGGQQQRVAIARALCMKPRIMLFDEPTSALDPEMVAEVLDVLVQLAGTGMTMLCVTHEMGFARQVAERVLFLEGGQIIEDSPPEVFFSQPRTARAKAFLAQILH, from the coding sequence ATGACCGCCCCCATGAGCGTTGCCAGCCTTGCCCCCGAACCCGACCCACGCCCGGAGCTGATCCGCATCGAGGGCCTGAACAAGCACTATGGCGCCTTCCATGTGCTGCGCGACATCGATCTGCAGGTGCGCGAAGGCGAGCGCATTGTGTTGTGTGGCCCGTCCGGCTCGGGCAAGTCGACGCTGATCCGTTGCATCAACCGCCTGGAGATCGCCCAGCAAGGCAGCATCCAGGTCGCTGGCACCGACCTGGCGGCCAACACGCGCCAGGCGGCCCAGGTACGCAGCGAGATCGGCATGGTGTTCCAGCACTTCAACCTGTTCCCGCACATGAGCGTGCTCGACAACTGCCTACTGGCGCCCACCAGCGTACGCGGCCTGTCGCGCAAGGACGCCGAGGAACGGGCGCGCATGTACCTGAGCAAGGTCGGCATCGAGAGCCAGGCGCACAAGTACCCCAGCCAGTTGTCCGGCGGCCAGCAGCAACGCGTGGCGATTGCCCGGGCGCTGTGCATGAAGCCGCGGATCATGTTGTTCGATGAGCCGACCTCGGCACTCGACCCAGAGATGGTTGCCGAGGTGCTGGACGTGCTGGTGCAGCTGGCCGGCACCGGCATGACCATGCTCTGCGTCACCCATGAAATGGGCTTTGCCCGCCAGGTGGCGGAACGGGTGTTGTTCCTCGAGGGCGGGCAGATCATCGAGGATAGCCCGCCCGAGGTATTCTTCAGCCAGCCGCGCACCGCGCGGGCCAAGGCCTTCCTCGCGCAGATACTGCACTGA
- the kdgD gene encoding 5-dehydro-4-deoxyglucarate dehydratase, producing MNPQELKSILSHGLLSFPVTDFNAQGDFNQAGYIKRLEWLAPYGASALFAAGGTGEFFSLAASEYSQVIKTAVDTCAKSVPILAGVGGSTRQAIEYAQEAERLGAKGLLLLPHYLTEASQDGVAAHVEAVCKSVNIGVVVYNRNVCRLNANLLEQLAERCPNLIGYKDGLGDIELMVSIRRRLGDRFSYLGGLPTAEVYAAAYKALGVPVYSSAVFNFIPKTAMDFYHAIARDDHATVAKLIDDFFLPYLDIRNRKAGYAVSIVKAGAKIAGYDAGPVRTPLTDLTAEEYEMLAALMDKMGPQ from the coding sequence ATGAATCCACAAGAACTGAAATCCATCCTCTCCCACGGCCTGCTGTCTTTCCCGGTCACCGACTTCAATGCCCAGGGCGACTTCAACCAGGCTGGCTACATCAAGCGCCTGGAGTGGCTGGCCCCGTACGGCGCCAGCGCCCTGTTCGCCGCCGGCGGCACCGGTGAGTTCTTCTCCCTGGCCGCCAGCGAGTACAGCCAGGTGATCAAGACCGCTGTCGACACCTGCGCCAAGTCGGTGCCAATCCTCGCCGGCGTCGGTGGTTCCACCCGCCAGGCCATCGAATACGCGCAAGAAGCCGAGCGCCTGGGGGCCAAGGGCCTGTTGCTGCTGCCGCACTACCTCACCGAAGCCAGCCAGGACGGCGTCGCCGCCCACGTCGAAGCGGTGTGCAAATCGGTCAACATCGGTGTGGTGGTGTACAACCGCAACGTCTGCCGCCTGAACGCCAACCTGCTGGAGCAGCTGGCCGAGCGCTGCCCGAACCTGATCGGTTACAAGGACGGCCTGGGTGACATCGAGCTGATGGTGTCGATCCGTCGCCGCCTGGGTGACCGTTTCAGCTACCTGGGTGGCCTGCCGACCGCCGAGGTGTATGCTGCGGCTTACAAGGCACTGGGTGTGCCGGTCTACTCGTCGGCGGTGTTCAACTTCATTCCGAAAACCGCGATGGACTTCTACCACGCCATCGCCCGTGACGATCACGCCACCGTGGCCAAACTGATCGACGATTTCTTCCTGCCGTACCTGGACATCCGCAACCGCAAGGCCGGCTACGCCGTGAGCATCGTCAAGGCCGGTGCCAAGATCGCCGGTTACGACGCAGGCCCGGTGCGCACCCCGCTGACCGACCTGACCGCTGAAGAGTACGAAATGCTCGCAGCGCTGATGGACAAGATGGGTCCGCAATAA
- a CDS encoding Ldh family oxidoreductase — translation MSAPSTSPLVRVPFAELQRLLQAIFQRHGCSEAVATVLAHNCTSAQRDGAHSHGVFRIPGYVSTLASGWVDGRATPQVTDVAPGYVRVDAAGGFAQPALAAARGLLVEKARSAGIAVLAIHNSHHFAALWPDVEPFADEGLVALSVVNSMTCVVPHGARKPLFGTNPIAFAAPCAGHDPIVFDMATSAMAHGDVQIAARAGQLLPEGMGVDAQGLPTTDPKAILEGGALLPFGGHKGSALSMMVELLAAALTGGHFSWEFDWSGHPGAKTPWTGQLLIVIDPSKAEGDRFAQRSRELVEHMQAAGLSRMPGERRYREREVAERQGVALTEQELQGLQALLG, via the coding sequence ATGTCCGCACCTTCCACCAGCCCGCTCGTGCGTGTGCCTTTCGCCGAACTGCAGCGGCTGCTGCAAGCAATCTTCCAGCGCCACGGCTGCAGCGAAGCGGTAGCCACCGTGCTTGCCCACAACTGCACCAGTGCCCAGCGCGACGGCGCCCATAGCCACGGCGTGTTTCGTATTCCCGGTTATGTTTCGACCCTGGCCAGTGGCTGGGTCGATGGGCGTGCCACGCCACAGGTGACCGATGTGGCGCCAGGCTACGTGCGCGTGGATGCCGCCGGTGGCTTCGCCCAGCCCGCCCTGGCAGCGGCGCGTGGGTTGCTGGTGGAAAAGGCCCGCAGCGCCGGCATCGCCGTGCTGGCGATCCACAACTCGCACCATTTCGCCGCACTGTGGCCTGACGTCGAGCCGTTTGCAGATGAAGGCCTGGTGGCGCTGAGCGTGGTCAACAGCATGACCTGCGTGGTGCCGCACGGTGCGCGCAAACCGTTGTTCGGCACCAACCCCATCGCCTTCGCCGCACCGTGCGCGGGGCATGATCCGATTGTCTTCGACATGGCCACCAGCGCCATGGCCCATGGCGACGTGCAGATCGCCGCGCGTGCCGGGCAGCTGTTGCCCGAAGGCATGGGCGTGGATGCCCAAGGCCTGCCGACTACCGACCCCAAGGCCATTCTGGAGGGCGGCGCGTTGTTGCCGTTTGGCGGGCACAAGGGCTCGGCGCTGTCGATGATGGTCGAGTTGCTGGCGGCGGCGCTGACCGGCGGGCACTTCTCCTGGGAGTTCGACTGGTCGGGGCACCCGGGGGCGAAGACGCCCTGGACCGGGCAACTGCTCATCGTCATCGACCCGAGCAAGGCTGAGGGTGACCGGTTTGCCCAACGCAGCCGCGAACTGGTCGAGCACATGCAAGCCGCAGGGCTATCGCGGATGCCAGGCGAGCGTCGCTACCGCGAGCGGGAGGTGGCTGAGCGGCAAGGGGTGGCGTTGACCGAACAGGAGCTGCAGGGCCTGCAAGCGCTGCTGGGTTGA
- a CDS encoding transporter substrate-binding domain-containing protein — protein MNKTMAMLGACALLLAGNASAETLRFATEGAYPPFNYVDADNQLHGFDIDITHALCEQMKVECTLVAQDWEGIIPALMARKYDAVVASMIDTEERRKKIAFTDHYYRTPLTVAVAKDSKISDAQTRFDGYTVGAQSSSTQAIYAEDVYAKAGADVKLYPTMDEANADLAAGRLDGVIADKFPLHEWMNKNGGDCCKILGDVADTKADAAIAVRKDDDALRQRLNTALAAIVANGTYQKIASKYFAFDIYN, from the coding sequence ATGAACAAGACCATGGCCATGCTGGGTGCGTGCGCTTTGCTGCTGGCAGGCAATGCCAGTGCCGAAACCCTGCGCTTCGCCACCGAAGGTGCCTACCCGCCCTTCAACTATGTCGATGCCGATAACCAGCTGCACGGCTTCGACATCGATATCACCCATGCCCTGTGCGAACAGATGAAGGTCGAATGCACCCTGGTCGCCCAGGACTGGGAAGGCATCATCCCGGCGCTGATGGCGCGCAAGTACGATGCCGTGGTGGCGTCGATGATCGACACCGAGGAGCGGCGCAAGAAGATCGCCTTCACCGATCACTACTACCGCACTCCGCTGACCGTCGCCGTGGCCAAGGACAGCAAGATCAGCGACGCCCAGACCCGCTTCGACGGCTATACCGTTGGCGCCCAGTCGTCCTCGACCCAGGCCATCTATGCCGAAGACGTGTACGCCAAGGCCGGCGCCGACGTGAAGCTGTATCCGACCATGGACGAGGCCAACGCCGACCTCGCCGCCGGCCGCCTGGACGGGGTGATCGCCGACAAGTTCCCGCTGCACGAGTGGATGAACAAGAACGGCGGTGACTGCTGCAAGATCCTCGGCGATGTAGCCGACACCAAGGCCGACGCCGCCATTGCCGTGCGCAAGGACGACGACGCCCTGCGCCAGCGGCTGAACACCGCACTGGCCGCGATCGTCGCCAACGGCACCTACCAGAAGATCGCCAGCAAGTACTTTGCCTTCGATATCTACAACTGA
- a CDS encoding ABC transporter permease, producing the protein MLDQLSLLSFASGGWGQALLAGALVTVSLALACLPIGLPLGLAVALAARSRKRLPRAWATTFSTVFRGLPELLTLLIIYYGCQIAAQKLLAAMGYEGEFLINTFLAAMIAFSLVFAAFSSEIWLAAFKTLPKGQLEACSALGLSKRTGFFKVVLPQLTRIALPGLSNNWLSLLKDTSLVSTISLVDLMRQTNLAVSVTKEPMFFYGVACLGYLLFSAASGRVFAYIERRSNRHLQGARA; encoded by the coding sequence ATGCTCGATCAATTGTCCTTGCTGTCCTTCGCCAGCGGAGGCTGGGGCCAGGCGTTGCTGGCCGGCGCGCTGGTTACCGTTTCCCTGGCCCTGGCCTGCCTGCCCATCGGCCTGCCACTGGGCCTGGCGGTCGCCCTGGCGGCACGCTCGCGCAAGCGCTTGCCACGCGCCTGGGCTACCACGTTCTCCACCGTGTTCCGCGGCCTGCCCGAGCTGCTGACCTTGCTGATCATCTATTACGGCTGCCAGATCGCCGCGCAGAAGCTGCTGGCGGCGATGGGTTATGAAGGCGAATTCCTGATCAATACCTTCCTGGCCGCGATGATCGCCTTCAGCCTGGTCTTCGCGGCGTTCTCCAGCGAAATCTGGCTGGCAGCGTTCAAGACCCTGCCCAAAGGGCAACTGGAGGCCTGCTCGGCCCTGGGCCTGAGCAAGCGCACCGGGTTCTTCAAGGTGGTGCTGCCGCAACTGACCCGCATCGCCCTGCCAGGGCTGTCGAACAACTGGCTGTCACTGCTCAAGGACACCTCGCTGGTGTCGACCATCTCGCTGGTCGACCTGATGCGCCAGACCAACCTGGCGGTCAGCGTGACCAAGGAGCCGATGTTCTTCTATGGCGTCGCCTGCCTCGGTTACCTGCTGTTTTCGGCTGCCTCGGGACGGGTGTTCGCCTATATCGAGCGCCGTAGCAACCGCCACCTGCAAGGAGCACGCGCATGA
- a CDS encoding NAD(P)/FAD-dependent oxidoreductase has protein sequence MHCQTLVLGAGIVGVSTALHLQARGRQVILIDRDDPGSGTSHGNAGLIERSSVIPYAFPRQFGALLRYGLNRQPDVRYSLLHLPKAAPWLLRYWRQSAPGRLAGAAADMLPLVQRSVEEHDALIQAAGLEGLIQAKGWIEVYRDPALFEQAKAELKGLARYGLQYEILERGQLQAREHQLDSAVVGGIHWLDPKTVNNPGALTRGYAALFVQRGGQFLHGDARSLRQAGSQWQVDSQRGPITADEVVACLGPQSGELYERLGYRIPLGIKRGYHMHYATRDGAQLQHSICDTQGGYVLAPMARGVRLTTGIEFAASDAPGNEIQLKRCEALARKLFPALGERLDDKPWLGRRPCLPDMRPVIGPAPRHKGLWFNFGHAHHGLTLGPVSGRLVAELLTGEHPFTDPAPYSAARFD, from the coding sequence ATGCATTGCCAGACCCTTGTTCTTGGCGCCGGCATCGTCGGCGTCAGCACCGCATTGCACCTGCAGGCTCGCGGGCGCCAGGTGATCCTGATCGACCGTGACGACCCTGGTAGCGGCACCAGCCATGGCAACGCCGGGCTGATCGAGCGCTCAAGCGTGATCCCCTATGCCTTCCCCCGGCAGTTTGGTGCCTTGCTGCGCTATGGCCTGAACCGCCAGCCAGATGTGCGCTACAGCCTGCTGCACCTGCCCAAGGCGGCACCGTGGCTGCTGCGCTATTGGCGACAGTCGGCGCCCGGGCGCCTGGCCGGGGCGGCGGCCGACATGCTGCCGCTGGTGCAACGCAGCGTCGAGGAACACGATGCGCTGATCCAGGCGGCCGGCCTTGAAGGGCTGATCCAGGCCAAGGGCTGGATCGAGGTGTATCGCGACCCGGCGCTGTTCGAACAGGCCAAGGCCGAGCTCAAGGGCCTCGCCCGCTATGGCCTGCAATACGAAATCCTCGAACGCGGCCAACTGCAGGCACGCGAGCATCAGCTCGACAGTGCCGTGGTCGGCGGCATCCACTGGCTCGACCCGAAGACCGTCAACAACCCGGGCGCCCTTACCCGTGGCTATGCCGCCCTGTTCGTGCAGCGTGGCGGGCAGTTCCTGCATGGCGATGCGCGCAGCCTGCGCCAGGCGGGCAGCCAGTGGCAGGTCGACAGCCAGCGCGGGCCGATTACCGCCGACGAGGTGGTGGCCTGCCTGGGCCCGCAGTCGGGCGAGCTTTACGAGCGCTTGGGCTACCGGATTCCGCTGGGCATCAAGCGCGGTTACCACATGCACTACGCCACCCGCGACGGCGCGCAGCTGCAGCATTCGATCTGCGACACCCAGGGCGGCTATGTACTGGCCCCCATGGCCCGCGGCGTGCGCCTGACCACCGGTATCGAGTTTGCCGCCAGCGACGCGCCGGGCAACGAAATCCAGCTCAAGCGTTGCGAGGCCCTGGCCCGCAAGCTGTTCCCGGCCCTTGGCGAGCGCCTCGATGACAAACCTTGGCTCGGCCGCCGGCCGTGCCTGCCCGACATGCGCCCGGTGATCGGCCCGGCGCCCCGGCACAAAGGCCTGTGGTTCAACTTCGGCCACGCCCACCACGGCCTCACCCTCGGCCCGGTCAGCGGCCGCCTGGTGGCCGAGCTGCTTACCGGCGAACACCCCTTCACCGACCCTGCGCCCTACAGCGCGGCACGTTTCGACTGA
- a CDS encoding MurR/RpiR family transcriptional regulator: protein MSQPIKQRLENSLQGAAASGRKIASYMLANLHELPFQTSASIAAKLGVSESSVGRFCRSLGYAHLKALKQDLQSDLGDGPWLMGDRLQEYRQNEDVSDNAGSLELEMAALVRVHEYRQSGAWHAVAKRLAEKPRVCIAGFQTERGIAMCMSHLLQYLREGVQLVDGSAGHFGDVLLGRSEDTTLVVFEARRYSRHALQLCQKARAAGIPVTLVTDTFCDWADAHADEVFRIPTEFNLFWESTATMLSWVHLMVNEVCKKLGPDVEKRLEATAALHNEFVGYTSWPAGKQQ from the coding sequence ATGAGTCAACCGATCAAGCAACGCCTGGAAAACAGCCTGCAAGGGGCCGCCGCCTCAGGCCGCAAGATCGCCAGCTACATGCTCGCCAACCTGCACGAACTGCCGTTCCAGACCTCGGCCAGCATTGCTGCCAAGCTGGGTGTCAGCGAGTCCAGCGTCGGTCGCTTCTGCCGCTCCCTCGGTTATGCCCATCTCAAGGCGCTCAAGCAAGACCTGCAGAGTGACCTGGGCGACGGGCCATGGCTGATGGGTGATCGCCTGCAAGAATATCGCCAGAACGAGGACGTCAGCGACAACGCCGGCAGCCTGGAGCTGGAAATGGCAGCCCTGGTGCGTGTCCACGAATACCGCCAGAGCGGCGCCTGGCACGCCGTGGCAAAGCGCCTGGCGGAAAAGCCGCGGGTGTGCATCGCCGGCTTCCAGACCGAGCGCGGCATCGCCATGTGCATGAGCCACCTGCTGCAATACCTGCGCGAGGGCGTGCAACTGGTCGATGGCAGCGCCGGGCACTTCGGCGACGTGCTGCTCGGCCGCAGCGAGGACACCACCCTGGTGGTGTTCGAAGCCCGCCGCTATTCACGCCATGCCCTGCAGCTGTGCCAGAAGGCACGTGCCGCCGGCATCCCGGTCACGCTGGTGACCGACACCTTCTGCGACTGGGCCGATGCCCATGCCGACGAAGTGTTCCGCATCCCCACCGAATTCAATCTGTTCTGGGAATCCACCGCGACCATGCTGTCGTGGGTGCACCTGATGGTCAACGAGGTCTGCAAGAAGCTCGGGCCTGATGTTGAAAAACGCTTGGAAGCGACTGCCGCTCTACATAACGAGTTCGTCGGCTACACCTCGTGGCCCGCGGGCAAACAACAATAG
- a CDS encoding ABC transporter permease — translation MSAEQLLGLVLDPDLLDRYGPRFVDGLLVTAKLVAISFSLGAVLGLLLALARLSRHQLLQRMAAGYIYFFRGSPLLAQLFLLYYGLGSLKGFWQDVGLWWFFREAWFCTLLAFTLNTAAYQAEIFRGSLMAVAPGQYEAARALNLKRSTTFFKVILPQSLLVAIGPLGNELILMIKASAIASLVTIYDLMGVTKLAFSRSFDFQIYLWAAVLYLLIVELVRRLLKHLEARLGRHLN, via the coding sequence ATGAGTGCCGAACAACTGCTGGGCCTGGTGCTCGACCCGGACCTGCTGGACCGCTACGGCCCGCGCTTCGTCGATGGCCTGCTGGTGACTGCCAAGCTGGTGGCGATCTCCTTCAGCCTGGGCGCCGTGCTTGGTCTGCTGCTGGCCCTGGCGCGCCTGTCGCGCCATCAGCTGCTGCAGCGCATGGCGGCTGGCTACATCTACTTCTTCCGCGGCTCGCCACTGCTGGCACAGCTGTTTCTGCTGTATTACGGCCTGGGTTCGCTCAAGGGCTTCTGGCAGGACGTCGGCCTCTGGTGGTTCTTCCGGGAAGCCTGGTTCTGCACCTTGCTGGCGTTCACCCTGAACACCGCCGCCTACCAGGCCGAGATCTTCCGCGGCAGCCTGATGGCCGTCGCGCCGGGCCAGTACGAAGCGGCACGCGCGCTGAACCTGAAGCGCTCGACCACCTTCTTCAAGGTGATCCTGCCGCAATCGTTGCTGGTGGCCATCGGCCCGCTGGGCAACGAGCTGATCCTGATGATCAAGGCCAGCGCCATCGCGTCCCTGGTGACCATCTATGACCTGATGGGCGTGACCAAACTGGCGTTCTCGCGCAGTTTCGACTTCCAGATCTACCTGTGGGCCGCGGTGCTCTACCTGCTGATCGTCGAACTGGTACGGCGCTTGCTCAAACACCTGGAAGCCCGCCTGGGCCGCCACCTGAACTGA
- a CDS encoding MFS transporter, translating into MQATKKTHVRYLILFMLFLVTTINYADRATIAIAGSSLQKDLGIDAVTLGYIFSAFGWAYVAGQIPGGWLLDRFGSKNVYAFSIFTWSLFTLLQGFVGGLPVAWAVVTLFTLRFLVGFAEAPSFPGNARIVAAWFPTQERGTASAIFNSAQYFATALFAPIMGWIVFSFGWEHVFVVMGALGIVFSMVWLKTIHNPRQHPRISKSELEHIEQNGGLVDMDQKRGNDGPKWGYIKQLLTSRMLLGVYLGQYCINAITYFFLTWFPVYLVQERGMTILKAGFIASLPAVCGFIGGVLGGVISDWLLRRGNSLTFSRKLPIVCGLLLSTTMVFCNYVDAEWMVVGFMTLAFFGKGIGALGWAVVADTSPKQIAGLSGGLFNTFGNIASITTPIVIGYIISATGSFKWALVYVGANALVAVFSYLVIVGPIKRIELRDDAPKPQPEPAANGELASSRH; encoded by the coding sequence ATGCAAGCGACTAAAAAGACGCATGTGCGCTACCTGATCCTGTTCATGCTGTTTCTGGTGACCACGATCAACTACGCAGACCGAGCAACCATCGCCATCGCAGGCTCCAGCCTGCAGAAAGACCTCGGCATCGACGCCGTCACCCTTGGTTATATTTTCTCCGCCTTTGGATGGGCTTACGTGGCCGGGCAAATCCCCGGTGGCTGGCTGCTGGACCGCTTCGGTTCGAAGAATGTCTACGCCTTCAGTATCTTCACCTGGTCGCTGTTCACCCTGCTGCAGGGCTTTGTCGGCGGCCTGCCGGTGGCCTGGGCGGTAGTGACACTGTTCACCCTGCGCTTTCTCGTCGGCTTCGCCGAAGCCCCGTCGTTCCCGGGCAACGCCCGTATCGTCGCGGCCTGGTTCCCGACCCAGGAACGCGGTACTGCTTCGGCGATCTTCAACTCGGCGCAGTACTTCGCCACCGCACTGTTCGCCCCGATCATGGGCTGGATCGTGTTCAGCTTCGGCTGGGAGCACGTGTTCGTGGTCATGGGCGCGCTGGGCATCGTGTTCTCCATGGTGTGGCTGAAGACCATCCACAACCCGCGCCAGCACCCACGCATCAGCAAAAGTGAACTCGAACATATCGAGCAGAACGGCGGCCTGGTCGACATGGACCAGAAGCGTGGCAACGACGGCCCGAAATGGGGCTACATCAAGCAACTGCTGACCAGCCGCATGCTGCTGGGCGTGTACCTGGGCCAGTACTGCATCAACGCGATCACCTACTTCTTCCTCACTTGGTTCCCGGTGTACCTGGTGCAGGAACGTGGCATGACCATCCTCAAGGCCGGTTTCATCGCCTCGCTGCCAGCAGTGTGCGGCTTCATTGGTGGCGTACTCGGTGGGGTGATCTCGGACTGGCTGCTGCGCCGCGGCAACTCGCTGACCTTCTCGCGCAAGCTGCCGATCGTCTGCGGCCTGTTGCTGTCGACCACCATGGTGTTCTGCAACTACGTAGACGCCGAGTGGATGGTGGTCGGTTTCATGACCCTGGCGTTCTTCGGCAAGGGCATCGGTGCACTAGGCTGGGCCGTGGTGGCAGACACCTCGCCCAAGCAGATCGCCGGGCTGTCCGGGGGCCTGTTCAACACCTTCGGCAACATCGCGTCGATCACCACGCCGATCGTCATCGGTTACATCATCAGCGCCACCGGCTCGTTCAAGTGGGCCCTGGTGTATGTGGGCGCCAACGCCCTGGTAGCGGTGTTCAGCTACCTGGTGATCGTCGGCCCGATCAAGCGTATCGAACTGCGCGACGATGCCCCAAAGCCACAGCCTGAGCCAGCCGCCAATGGCGAACTGGCCAGCTCGCGGCACTGA
- a CDS encoding gamma-glutamyl-gamma-aminobutyrate hydrolase family protein, with amino-acid sequence MSNSNIGNKQPSLRKPVVLMTMGSQERKGHDYQVMTHKYITPLVDFADCVPVLVPTCCGIEDLETYLDMADGVYLTGAGSNIEPSLYGQENQTPGKGQDVNRDLFDIPLVKAALKRGLPIFGICRGMQEINVALGGDIYQKVYAEPGFNDHRENPEDPVDVQYAQVHGVKIKPGSWLRETLGTDEIRVNSLHGQGLRKLGAGIEPIAHAEDGLVEAIHAPSISPFLFAVQWHPEWQAAKNPDSIKIFQAFGDACRAQVRKSQIKRQQAA; translated from the coding sequence ATGTCCAACAGCAACATTGGCAACAAGCAACCTTCCCTGCGCAAACCCGTCGTCCTGATGACCATGGGCAGCCAAGAGCGCAAAGGCCATGACTATCAGGTCATGACCCACAAATACATCACTCCGCTGGTCGACTTCGCCGATTGCGTCCCGGTACTGGTGCCCACCTGCTGTGGCATCGAAGACCTCGAGACCTATCTGGACATGGCCGACGGCGTGTACCTGACCGGTGCTGGCAGCAACATCGAGCCAAGCCTGTACGGCCAGGAAAACCAGACCCCGGGCAAAGGCCAGGACGTCAACCGCGACCTGTTCGACATCCCGCTGGTCAAGGCAGCGCTCAAGCGCGGCCTGCCAATCTTCGGCATCTGCCGTGGCATGCAGGAAATCAACGTTGCCCTGGGTGGCGACATCTACCAGAAGGTCTACGCCGAACCTGGCTTCAACGACCACCGGGAAAACCCGGAAGATCCGGTCGATGTGCAGTACGCCCAGGTGCATGGTGTGAAGATCAAGCCGGGCAGCTGGCTGCGTGAAACCCTGGGCACCGACGAGATCCGCGTGAACTCGCTGCACGGCCAGGGCCTGCGCAAACTGGGCGCCGGCATCGAGCCGATCGCCCACGCCGAAGACGGCCTGGTCGAGGCTATCCACGCCCCGAGCATCTCGCCGTTCCTGTTTGCCGTGCAGTGGCACCCGGAATGGCAAGCGGCGAAGAACCCTGATTCGATCAAGATCTTCCAGGCCTTCGGCGATGCCTGCCGCGCACAAGTGCGCAAAAGCCAGATCAAGCGCCAACAGGCCGCCTGA